One Algoriphagus sp. Y33 genomic window, CCAGTCGTGGAATCGGAGCAGCAACCGCCTTGCTGGCTGCTAAATCCGGCTATGCGGTTGTTGTGAATTACCTTACCCATAAGGAGGGAGCTGAGTTAGTTGCAAATGAAATTGAACGTTTGGGGTCAAAAGCATTCGTGATGCAGGCAGATATTTCCAAGCAGGATGAGATAATTCAGATGTTTAGTAGGATCGACCGGGAATGCGGGCCCATTCATGGATTGGTAAACAACGCCGGCATACTTGAGCCACAAATGAGCGTGGAGAGTATGGATAGTGAACGTCTTACGCGGGTAATGCAAACCAATGTGATCGGAACGATAGTATGTGCAAAAGAAGCGGTAACCCGTATGTCTATAAAGTATGGAGGTATGGGAGGAGCAATCGTCAATGTTTCTTCAATTGCGGCTAAAACAGGCTCCCCTTTTGAATATGTGGATTATGCCGCTTCCAAGGGAGCTATTGACACTTTTACTGTTGGATTGGCCAAAGAGGTAGCGGCAGAAGGTATTAGGGTGAATGCTGTCCGTCCCGGGTTGGTTTACACTGATATACATGCCTCGGGTGGAGAGACTGATCGGGTAGAACGTTTGAAATCAAAGATTCCGCTCAAGAGAGGCGGGGAAGCGAATGAAGTAGCGGAAGCTATCCTGTGGCTGCTTTCAAGCAAAGCATCATTTACTACGGGAAGTTTTATTGATGTAAGTGGAGGATTATAATTGATCATAGTTATGAAAGAATACTTAAAGGAGGTTTTCGAGTACAATTATCAGATAAACAGGGAATTGGATAAGCGGTTTAAGTCGTATGATTATCAGCTGGACGATGAGATTTGCAGGCTTGCCAACCATATCTTAAATGCCCAGCAAGTCTGGATAGACAGAATCAATCAGAACAAACCGAAGATAAAGCCATGGGATGATTTCCCGATTGAATCCTTTTCAGAGAGAAACGTGCTGCTCAATGAAGAAGTCAAAAAGATACTGGAAAGTAGGGAGCTGGAGGAGGTAATTTCATATAGAAATTTATCCGGAGTTAGCTTTGAAAGCAGAGTCTTGGATGTGCTAATGCATGTGGTCAATCATTCCACCTATCACCGTGGACAGCTTGCCATGCTGATGCGTAAAATGGGAATGGAGCCTATCAGTTCTGATTATATCCATTTCAAGGCGAAGAAGGCTGCATTGAGTACTGATCAATAGTTGTTATAAAAAGACGCTTAATAACCAAGAGAGTTGGAGGTATCACCGTCAGGTATGACGGAAATTATAGCCGGTGTAATTGGATTTCAATAATTAAGGCAGGTATTGTTTTTTATAGGCAAACGGGGTCATTCCCGTTACCTTCCTGAAATGCCTGTAAAAATTAGAAATATTGTTGAACCCGCAATCATAACAAATTACCTCTATGGGCAATTTGTCATCTACCAACGCCCTGCACACATTGGAAATCCGTATTTCAATCAGAAATTCGAAAAAGGTTTTGTTGGTCATTTTTTTAAAGTATCTGGAAAAGCTGGAGACGCTCAGATTTGCGATAGAGGAAATCAGCTCCAGACTGATCTCCTCGCGGTAATGTGCCAAGACATAGGTATAAATTTTTTCCAGTCGGTGCATTTCTGAAACATTGGCAAGGTGGCTGTTGGCATAGCCCGGCGAGATGGTTTCAAATTCTGAAGTAGCTCCTAAAATCTGAAGAATTTTCAATAAATGAATGATACGCTCCAAACTGGAGGCATTCACGATTTCGTATAAGGTCTCAGCAAGTTTCTCCTTGGTTTTGCCATGGATGATCATTCCTTTTTTGGCAGTTTCATACAGGGCAGAAATAGCCTGGGTTTCGGGCAAGTCCAGAAAGTCTTTTCCAAAACAGGTAGGTAAAAACTGAAGCACAAAAGCTTCTACTTCTTCATTGGGATCTCCCCGAAAATACTGCTCAGAGCAACGCCAGGTATGGGGCAGGTTTTCACCGAGTAGGATTAGATCCCCGCCTGAGAAACTGCTTACTGTATCTCCGATATATTGTGTTCCTTCTCCCTTGATTATGTAATGCAGCTCCAGTTCCGGGTGAAAATGCCAAAGGGTGCCAAAATTTGGCTTTTTATCATGTCTTACACTGAAAGAGCTTTCAGAAGTGCTCGGGACTTTATGAAAATGCGGCTTCATGGGGGGTAGGGTAATTTTTCTACTGTCTAGGGGATATTCTGCTTTGACTGATATCCAATATTATAGGATTTGAAATTAAATTCTGAGCGCAATCGATATAATAAACAATATCAGAGGTCAAGAATGATAGAATAGTATAATTTTTTGGCAAAATGTGATAATTAGCCACTTCTGTTTTCTCTCATATTTGTAAGGTTCATGCAGTAAACCCGAGAGAAGACTAATGTACGAGACAAAAAAAATACTGGTAGTGGCCAGTGGTGATCTAAGGTTGGATGCTAACCGCGTCGGTTGGGCATTTCAGGAAAAAATGGAGCAACAACTTGCCATAACTTTGGCGGAATTCGGCTATGGGATTGAGCGGGGACACCCGTATGATCCTGTCAAGCAGCATGGATTTATAGATTCCCAAAAGATGGGAATAGAAGTCTTCAAAAATCTCGACCCTAACCTGCCGATTATAGTCGCAGAAAGTGTCTGGCAATACACACATCATGTTCTTCCGGGATTGATGACTCATAAAGGACCAATTTTAACGCTTGCAAACTGGGAAGGAATGTCTTCCGGTCTGGTAGGGATGTTAAATCTTAACGGATCGCTGACTAAAGCTGAGGTTGACTACAGTACCCTTTGGAGTAAGGATTTTCAGGATGACTTTTTCAAGGGAAAACTAACGGAATGGTTGTCTACGGGAACTATCGCTAAGGACAACTCCCATGTCAGCACTTATGCCTCTCTGGAAATTTCCGATGCCGCGAGAAAGTCGGCAGAAGCTTTCGCCCTGGATTTTGCCAAGAGTAAAGCGATCATGGGAGTGTTTGATGAAGGCTGTATGGGAATGTTCAATGCAATAGTCCCGGATAGGCTGCTCCACCGACTGGGGATATTTAAGGAGCGGTTAAGTCAATCTGCGCTTTACGCGGAAATGATGGATGTAGATCAATCGGAGGCACAGCAAGTTCTCGATTGGCTTCTTGGACGGGGAATGAAATTCAACTGGGGATCCAATCCCGAAGTTGAACTGACTATAGAGCAGACACTGGAGCAGTGCAAAATGTATATCGCTGCCGTGAGAATCGCAGATCAATTTGGGTGTGATACGATTGGTATACAGTACCAGCAGGGATTGAAGGATCTGGTCGCGGCGAGTGATCTTGCCGAAGGACTTCTCAATAATACGGATAGGCCTCCTGTTTTCGACAACAAAGGAAGAGAGCTTTATGCCAAATCACTGATTCCCCATTTTAATGAAGTGGATGAATGTGCCGGTATTGATGCATTGATTACCACCAGACTTTGGAATCAACTGGGACTTCCCCCTGAGACTACCCTGCACGATATCCGCTGGGGAGAAGAATATAGGATCAATGGACAGATGGAATTTGTTTGGGTCTTTTTGATTTCAGGGGCAGCACCTCCAGCCCATTTCATAGGAGGTTACTCCGGAGCAAGTAGCGAGAGGCAGCCTCCCATGTACTTCAAAAAAGGGGGCGGAAGTCTAAAGGGCATCAGCAGACCCGGCCATATCGTGTGGAGCAGGATATATATAGAGCATGACTGCCTAAAGTGTGACCTGGGTGTAGGAGAGGTCGTTTCGCTTCCGGAAGAAGAAACCCAAAGAAGATGGGAAAACACTACTTCTGAATGGCCGATTATGCATGCGGTGCTCCCGGGAATCTCCAAAGATCAAATGATGGGGCGTCACAAAGCCAATCATATACAGGTCGTCTATGCCGACTCTAAGAAATGGGCAATTGAAGCAATGAAGTCAAAAGCCTTGGTTTTTAATTCCTTAGGGATTGAAACCTTCGTGTGTGGAGAGCTCAATTAACTAATACTAACCCAAAAAACCATAATATAATGAATGCAAGACTACCTCATTTCAGGAGGCGTTCCATTTTGATGTTGATTTTGCTCCTTGGAGCATTTACCATATCGAACGTCTCTTATGCGCAGCAACACGCCGTAAAAGGGAAAGTGACAACTGGAGATGATCCAATGGGACTACCCGGTGTAAACGTGTTGTTGAAAGGAACGGCCATCGGTGCAGTTACAGATATTGATGGCAACTATTTAATTAATGTCCCTGATACTGGAGGCATTTTGGTCTTTTCAATGATAGGATTTGAATCAATTGAAGAGGAAATCGGAAATAGATCTGAAATCAATCCGGTAATGAGAGAGGATATAGCAGGTCTCGAAGAAGTGGTAGTAGTGGGTTATGGCACCCAAGTCAGAAGAAATATAACCGGATCAATTTCTTCAGCTGATTTATCAGGAAGCAATGACGATGTCACTGTCACCGAGGCTATGGTAGGTGTTCCGGGAGTTCAGTTCAATGAAACAGGAAGACCGGGTCAAGTAGGAAACATTTTGATCCGTGGGCAAAATTCGTTGAGTGGCTCCAATAGTCCTTTGATAGTACTGGATGGTATTATTTTCGGAGGAAATTTAAATGACATTAATCCAAGGGATGTAAAATCGATGGAGATATTAAAGGATGCAAGTTCTACCGCTATCTATGGATCCAGGGCCGCTAATGGCGTGATATTAATCACTTCCAAAAGCGGAACAACAGAGACTCCATCAATTAGCCTAAATACATATACTGGGGTTTCTGAGTGGGCATCAGAACTTAAGCTTTTAAGTCCAGATAGATATTTGCAAAGAAGATTGGATTGGAGAGCGCAGTCCGGACTGGCAGCAGATCCAAATTCCATCGAAAATTACATCTCATCCACAGAGGCTGAAAATTACCGGAACGGCAATTCAATTGATCCCTGGAGGGAAATTTCCCAGCAGGGTAGGTCAAGTGCTATAGATCTCAATATTTCAGGTAGGACCAAAGCCATGAATTACTTTGTGTCTGCATCTGTAAGTGATGATAAGGGATTGATTCATAACGATAATCAAAAGAGAAATACATTCAGGGTAAACATCACCAGTACCATCAAGCCTTGGCTGCAAATTGGCACAAATACGATGTTCTCCCATAGAGATTTATCGGGTGTGAGTGCAAGTGTACGGGATGCCTATAGAATGAGTCCACTCGGGACCATGTATTATGATGATGGTTCCCCGACGCAGTTCCCTGTGCCCGACGAACAGGCAGCGGGTAATCCGATGAGGACTTCTCTTCTTTCCGATAATGAGGAAATAGGTGAAAACCTGTTTAGTAATTTCTTCGCCCAAATCGATGCTCCATTTATAGAAGGATTGTCTTACAGGGTCAATTTCTCTCCCAGTTACCAGTGGAGTCATGAATACAACTTTGTGCATCAGGACAAAAATGTATCATTCAATAATACTTCCGCGAGTAAGTTGAATGAGAGACAGTACAATTGGGTTTTGGAGAATATTTTGACCTATACCAAGAGCATTGGAGAGGATCATAATTTTGATCTGACGTTGCTTCTGGGTAGAAATCACGTAGAAGCGGAAACTACGCTAGCGTCAGGAGAGCAATTTAATGTTGATGTTCTTGGTTTTAATAATCTGGGACTTGGTGAGATTCAGCGTATAAGCTCCTCCGCTTATGCCGTGGAAATGGTGTCCTATATGGCAAGGCTAAATTACCAATTCAAAAACCGCTACCTGTTGACGCTTACCGCCAGAAAGGATGGAAGCTCTGTTTTCTCCGTTAACAATAAATACGCAACGTTCCCGTCAGGATCTCTGGCCTGGATTGTGACAGATGAAGGTTTCATGAGCAACCTTGATTTCTTGGATATGCTGAAGCTAAGAGCTTCCTATGGAGCAGTCGGAAACCAAGCTATCGAACCCTATCAATCGTTGACCTTGTCTTCTACCCAACGATATGTGTTTGGGGATGGGGGAAGCAGCAGTTTAGGTGTGGTCACTTCCACGCTGGGAAATGATGATTTGACATGGGAGACCACCAAAACGGCAAATTTTGCAATGGATTTTGAGTTTTTCCAAAGAAGAATCGCCGGTACAATCGAGTACTACAACAGCAATACGAAAAACTTACTGGTAAGAAGGAATATTCCCATCATGAACGGATACACAAGTATCCTCACCAATGTAGGAGAGGTGAATAATAGAGGGATTGAGCTATCTCTTTCTACAGATAATATTAGAAAAGAGCGATTTAATTGGAGTACTGATTTTACATTCTCCCACAACAAAAATGAAATTGTTCATTTATTCAAAACCGATCTGAATGGAGATGGAAGGGAAGATGATAATATAGCCAATAGCTGGTTTATCGGAAAACCTATTAATTCGTACTATGACTATGCTTTTGATGGTATATATCAGCAGGGAGATGAAGATATTCCTGCAGGATCACAAGCAGGTTTTGTAAGAGTTAAGGACCTGAATGGCGATGGAGTGATCACTCCTGGTGACCGGACTGTGGTTGGTTCAGGCAACATTCCCAAGTACCAATTTGGGCTTAGAAACAATTTCACATACAACAATTTCTCCCTTTCAATTTTTATTAATGCAATGCAGGGATGGATTGCACCCTTTAATCTGATCAACCCACTGGTGCCTGGAAGAAGCTTGAACCAATTGGATGCAGGTTGGTGGACATCTGATAATCAGTCTAATACTAGGCCTTCTCTGGTTTATTCCAATCCCCTTCAGACTAATTGGTATATGAGTAGGGATTTTGTACGGCTTAGAGACGTGACCTTCTCTTATGATTTCAACCGGGCAATGCTGGATAAACTCAAACTGAGTGGATTGAAGATCTACGTTACGGGAAAAAATCTAGCCACGCTCACAGATTGGCTAGGGACAGACCCTGAGAATGGAGGTTCATACACGAGTGAGCAGGGCAGTGATAATCTTTATCCTATGCCGAAAACATTTTTGGTTGGGCTGAATGTCTCATTCTGATTCTTACCAATTCACCTTTAAAGATTAGACTAATGAAGATCTTAAAAATAAAAAAATCAGGACTAGCAGCTATAGGGATATGTGTTATGTCAGTATTAGTTTCTTGTAATGACGACTTCTTGTACGAAGAACCACTTTCTTCTTTGAGCGCTGACAATACACTGGTTTCAGTTGCAGGATTTGAAACTTACTTGACTGGGTTGTCATGGGCGGCCAGAGAAGAATATTCCCAGGATGACAACACCTTTTTTATAACCAATTTTCCCGGTACAGATGTAGGTGAAGATGCGGGAGCGGAATACTTCACCTATAGAAATTGGATTTCTTACCTGACCTCTGTGACTCCTGAGGTAGGCAGAAATTGGAATTGGGCGTATGGAACCCTGCTTCCTCAGGCCAATACAGTAATTGTTTACGCCAACAAGGAGGAAAACAATGGGATTTGGGAAAGTGATGCGCAGAAAAATGCAGTAATAGCAGAAGCAAGATTTTACAGAGCCTATGCCCATAACTTTCTCGCCAATCTCTATGGAGGTGTTCCTATAGTAGATACCATTCTCAATGTGCCAAAATATGATTATGTGAGAGCTGGGCGACAGGAGGTATATGAATTTGCCAAAAATGATTTGGAATTTGCTGCACAGTGGTTGCCATCTGCAAATCAAACAGCTCCGGGCAGAATCAGTAAGGGAGCGGCAGACCACCTGCTGACCGAGTTGTATATTAGTTTGGGCCAGTATGAGAAGGCTATTGAAAGTGCTTCAAGAGTGATCGAATCCGGTGATTACCGACTTATGACCTCAAGATTTGGCAGCAGCCAGAGTGAATCTGGGGATGTGTTTTCAGATCTGTTTAAAGACGGAAATTTCAATAGAAGTTCTGGAAATATGGAGTCTATCTATGTCTGGCAGTTTGAGAGTTTTACAGTCGGTGGAGGCGGCACCAGAGACGGCAATCAGGCAGTGAGA contains:
- a CDS encoding fucose isomerase — encoded protein: MYETKKILVVASGDLRLDANRVGWAFQEKMEQQLAITLAEFGYGIERGHPYDPVKQHGFIDSQKMGIEVFKNLDPNLPIIVAESVWQYTHHVLPGLMTHKGPILTLANWEGMSSGLVGMLNLNGSLTKAEVDYSTLWSKDFQDDFFKGKLTEWLSTGTIAKDNSHVSTYASLEISDAARKSAEAFALDFAKSKAIMGVFDEGCMGMFNAIVPDRLLHRLGIFKERLSQSALYAEMMDVDQSEAQQVLDWLLGRGMKFNWGSNPEVELTIEQTLEQCKMYIAAVRIADQFGCDTIGIQYQQGLKDLVAASDLAEGLLNNTDRPPVFDNKGRELYAKSLIPHFNEVDECAGIDALITTRLWNQLGLPPETTLHDIRWGEEYRINGQMEFVWVFLISGAAPPAHFIGGYSGASSERQPPMYFKKGGGSLKGISRPGHIVWSRIYIEHDCLKCDLGVGEVVSLPEEETQRRWENTTSEWPIMHAVLPGISKDQMMGRHKANHIQVVYADSKKWAIEAMKSKALVFNSLGIETFVCGELN
- a CDS encoding TonB-dependent receptor, which translates into the protein MNARLPHFRRRSILMLILLLGAFTISNVSYAQQHAVKGKVTTGDDPMGLPGVNVLLKGTAIGAVTDIDGNYLINVPDTGGILVFSMIGFESIEEEIGNRSEINPVMREDIAGLEEVVVVGYGTQVRRNITGSISSADLSGSNDDVTVTEAMVGVPGVQFNETGRPGQVGNILIRGQNSLSGSNSPLIVLDGIIFGGNLNDINPRDVKSMEILKDASSTAIYGSRAANGVILITSKSGTTETPSISLNTYTGVSEWASELKLLSPDRYLQRRLDWRAQSGLAADPNSIENYISSTEAENYRNGNSIDPWREISQQGRSSAIDLNISGRTKAMNYFVSASVSDDKGLIHNDNQKRNTFRVNITSTIKPWLQIGTNTMFSHRDLSGVSASVRDAYRMSPLGTMYYDDGSPTQFPVPDEQAAGNPMRTSLLSDNEEIGENLFSNFFAQIDAPFIEGLSYRVNFSPSYQWSHEYNFVHQDKNVSFNNTSASKLNERQYNWVLENILTYTKSIGEDHNFDLTLLLGRNHVEAETTLASGEQFNVDVLGFNNLGLGEIQRISSSAYAVEMVSYMARLNYQFKNRYLLTLTARKDGSSVFSVNNKYATFPSGSLAWIVTDEGFMSNLDFLDMLKLRASYGAVGNQAIEPYQSLTLSSTQRYVFGDGGSSSLGVVTSTLGNDDLTWETTKTANFAMDFEFFQRRIAGTIEYYNSNTKNLLVRRNIPIMNGYTSILTNVGEVNNRGIELSLSTDNIRKERFNWSTDFTFSHNKNEIVHLFKTDLNGDGREDDNIANSWFIGKPINSYYDYAFDGIYQQGDEDIPAGSQAGFVRVKDLNGDGVITPGDRTVVGSGNIPKYQFGLRNNFTYNNFSLSIFINAMQGWIAPFNLINPLVPGRSLNQLDAGWWTSDNQSNTRPSLVYSNPLQTNWYMSRDFVRLRDVTFSYDFNRAMLDKLKLSGLKIYVTGKNLATLTDWLGTDPENGGSYTSEQGSDNLYPMPKTFLVGLNVSF
- a CDS encoding SDR family oxidoreductase yields the protein MRTIVITGASRGIGAATALLAAKSGYAVVVNYLTHKEGAELVANEIERLGSKAFVMQADISKQDEIIQMFSRIDRECGPIHGLVNNAGILEPQMSVESMDSERLTRVMQTNVIGTIVCAKEAVTRMSIKYGGMGGAIVNVSSIAAKTGSPFEYVDYAASKGAIDTFTVGLAKEVAAEGIRVNAVRPGLVYTDIHASGGETDRVERLKSKIPLKRGGEANEVAEAILWLLSSKASFTTGSFIDVSGGL
- a CDS encoding AraC family transcriptional regulator; translation: MKPHFHKVPSTSESSFSVRHDKKPNFGTLWHFHPELELHYIIKGEGTQYIGDTVSSFSGGDLILLGENLPHTWRCSEQYFRGDPNEEVEAFVLQFLPTCFGKDFLDLPETQAISALYETAKKGMIIHGKTKEKLAETLYEIVNASSLERIIHLLKILQILGATSEFETISPGYANSHLANVSEMHRLEKIYTYVLAHYREEISLELISSIANLSVSSFSRYFKKMTNKTFFEFLIEIRISNVCRALVDDKLPIEVICYDCGFNNISNFYRHFRKVTGMTPFAYKKQYLP
- a CDS encoding DinB family protein; translation: MKEYLKEVFEYNYQINRELDKRFKSYDYQLDDEICRLANHILNAQQVWIDRINQNKPKIKPWDDFPIESFSERNVLLNEEVKKILESRELEEVISYRNLSGVSFESRVLDVLMHVVNHSTYHRGQLAMLMRKMGMEPISSDYIHFKAKKAALSTDQ
- a CDS encoding RagB/SusD family nutrient uptake outer membrane protein, whose amino-acid sequence is MKILKIKKSGLAAIGICVMSVLVSCNDDFLYEEPLSSLSADNTLVSVAGFETYLTGLSWAAREEYSQDDNTFFITNFPGTDVGEDAGAEYFTYRNWISYLTSVTPEVGRNWNWAYGTLLPQANTVIVYANKEENNGIWESDAQKNAVIAEARFYRAYAHNFLANLYGGVPIVDTILNVPKYDYVRAGRQEVYEFAKNDLEFAAQWLPSANQTAPGRISKGAADHLLTELYISLGQYEKAIESASRVIESGDYRLMTSRFGSSQSESGDVFSDLFKDGNFNRSSGNMESIYVWQFESFTVGGGGTRDGNQAVRNFGPFFVRILDPNGVPNVPTDEMGRGVGRVRGTVYSLYEIWNDANDIRNSPYNMRRDFHYNNPNSEYFGQVVPPKTSAEDTLRSMYSYPRKIEGEPWNLNNTSGRTSKDVYVYRLAETYLLRAEAYLRNGNTDKAAEDINALRARANAGLISPGDVSLDFILDERARELLFEEPRRRTLIRMGKLVERVKQHGLLESSRNTIQDYNGLWPIPQVVIDANIGAELEQNPGY